The Ziziphus jujuba cultivar Dongzao chromosome 5, ASM3175591v1 genome segment CCACTTATAAAAGTTCAGAATACGAGAAGACCATCCATTATAAGGAAAGGAAAACTGAAACATCAAAGATATCAATCAGGTATAACATTGTGTTTCCCAACTCTTTTCATTTTATTCATCATCAGGGAAAGAACCCCCCAAAATAATTTCTCGTTCATTTTGAAATTCAAGAGAGCATTTTCGCTTCACATAGTAATGGTCAAAACTCAAAAACTAGTCTATCAATTCAATTTGAACGGAAAAGGCCACAACTCTTTGTAACAATGCGGTGAGAGCAGAAGTAGTGGTAACACCAAATTTCACAAGGAGGGTAATGATATTTCTAGATGCAAAAGCAGTAGCATACCCAAAGCATtgataaaagtaataatattcCATATCCAAAGGAACTGCTTTTGAAGCTGTTCTGCCATGAAAAGGCAGTAGGAGAGGTAAAATTAGGTATTGTTCCACGGTGCTAGAATGATCATAAGAGCAGTGGAAAAGTGGTGAAAGAGGTAAGAGTATTGTGGTAATAATGGGGTGGTGAAGGAATATAGTAAGAAAAGCCACTGTTGATTTTGGCATTGTGCCACAATGGCGGTGTTGTATTTTAGCACTGAAGGTGGAGGTGGGGATGCAGGCCAATTTCCTTGGTGGTCCACATGTAAATGTGGCATATTTAGGGTCATGGACGTGTGGCAATAAAGATGACAATGACATAGTGATGCAGAGGAATCAGCCATAGAGAATTTTCCATACTAAATAGAagccaaacaattttttttattgaattttctgCCATATGCCAACTGCCACACACTTCTAATAATATGTTCAGAATATCCAACTCTGACAAATAGGAAGAAAAATCACTATCTACTAAAACAATGTGATGGCATAAACTAATTTGGAAGAAAAGAGAAGCATTACTAACACCATCTAGATTCAGTCTAAATCATTGAATCCGAAAATAAAACAGAATTACTATACCGGTTTCTTCCCATCATACTCGCGATGAAACCCTTGCAAAGGAgggtctttctttctttccacgTTACCGTTGTCAAAACTAAAAGTATCCAGTGTGGTATAGCACCTGTACAATCTTCTATGCAAAAACCAAGAACTGAATCCTGCacgaaataaatagaaaatgagCCATGAAATCATTAATAACAATGAATTTTCagtaatttctttttctctagATGAGAGAAACAAAAACTTCAATAAATGATATATcataaaaaagagagttttcTAGCAGGAAATTTAGTTAATATACATTACCGTCAAATTGCAGCGGTTTTCGGCACAGTTCTTTGCTTTCGCTAGGTGGATGCTCACTGCTTCCAAAATGGAACAGAAATAAAAACTTTGCAACTcgcaagaaatagaaaaaatcaaCCAATGACACCAGCAAAAGAAAGACTATAGTGTTTGTGCTTATCATAGAGTGAGAAACATACAAATGCAATGCTGTTTTCTTCCAGGAGCCTTTGTATTGAAGTGGACCTTTTAGTTTTACTTTCTGAAGGCATAAAGTCATCCAGAGCGGTTCTTCATTGCACAATATGTACATCACACTGCAGCATATTcaacataacatatatatatattcataaaaagaaaaaagcaaaaaattatataattcagctacaaaaacagaaaaccacATCAATTTCCACATTGCAGCTTCCAATGCATCACGTTTTAGATGCACATCAAAAGCTATTAGCAATCCAATTCCTTATAAATGCGATTCAAACAGTCTTCgggccaacaaaaaaaaaaaaaaagaaatcgcaGTTGAAATCGAAAATGGAAGTCGGAAATTGAATATGGTGGATTGGATTTGGAAGCACCTGCTAACACAAGCAAGGCGAGCCACATCCCGAGGAGAGAGGTATTCTAAGATGGCACAGATGAGTTCGTCGGTAAGTACTCGGAGGTCTCCGAGAGCGCCCGGCCGGCGATCCGTCGGCCCTATCGGCTGGACTTCCGACATATCTATATTGCAATCAGATGGAAATCGATAATTGAATCAGAAACTATCTAACTATTTCTATCGAGTCTGTGTGCGTGCTGTGCATGAAATTCTCTTAAAAGACATTTGATATGCCGCCTCTTTTCCATACGCGCGTCGACCGTGTATTTGAAGGCCGCGGTTAGACCGTGTTCGCAGATTGCCTACGCTACCCGTTTTTCCCTTTCCTTTcctgtccatttttttttttataaaaaaaagtatatatatttaggatttcttgtttcaaaataaataaataaataaaaatacagaatctcttttttcttttataaaatattgtttttatttttcaagcaaAATCTAATGTTATTatctataaaaacaaaaagtaaagtcTATGGCTTGATTCAATTTCCCAATGACTCTGGTGTTTGGGATTTTTgatacatttttaataaaaaatgaagaagtatttttcacaatactaaaataattcataaagtatgatttttaatatattatcatttaaatatataaaataattttatataatatttttaatagctaaaataacaaaaatttataaaatcttcagtaagtaaaaaaaaaaaaaaacacttttttcccaataaattacttacaaatcaaatatcattccataaaaattttttaCAACACGATTGCGAGAGAATGATATTCatggtaattttaaaaaattttctttatagtttaaatatttttaaacaataaaaaaacgtATTAATTggaatattcaatttcaaaataatgaatatttttaaagatattcaggacatatttagttatataattctaaatatatttatggtaTTCGAATTTAAAGAATTTcaatagtatatttttaaatggatttgaattgtatatttctaaatatatttaaaatatttatatttaaaaatatttaataatataattataaatatatttaatacattcaATGATATACTACTTTTTAACATATGaaatgtttaattgtttatttatgataaaaaattatatttatttaataaatatttttaataataattttaaatataaataaaaatataaatttgtaataaatcTGTAGAATACTTTCATAGATCAGCTACAACTtttctaataaatattaataagcaATTTACACAAGGAGGATTAAATTCTCAATGActgcatttttttctttttttgtttataattaatttcaattggCATTGTCATGGTATATCAgcccctttttcattttttcccaaCAAAAATAGGCATAAATTAGGAAAAATTACTTGCAGAATAGAATATGAGAGAGACATCCAACTCTCAACTTAACgagctaaaaatttattaaaagaacacAGGGAATGTAAAACTAAACTAAGCAAATCAGAAATGCCGATGTCCTAACATATCATCCAAAAAATGTCTAGTACAAATATCAGAGAGGTGGAAAGACCACGTTATATCAGCAGCCGTCATGGCTGCCTTAGAAAGAGCATCTGTCGTATCACCGTCGTCATACTGTCTTCTTTAACAATAGCATTATTATGTCATATCACTGTCTTCTTTAAAAatggcattattattattgtggttTCCTAAACACTGTTAAACGACCCctaaaacattttttcttttcgtaattttattcttaaactttcaattttttgaacACCATTCATCTTTTTGCTTAACTCTGTAAGTTTTCCTCTGCTAAACGCACATGAATAGCATGTTAATCCGTTTTAAAGGGCAATTGAGATCTTTTCACATATAACCacaacaaaatttgaaaataataagtgaaacagaattatttatatattgacgacataattataattatctaattttgaaaaacagaaaattgaCTGCGAAGCCAACGATGAtcttctccccccccccccccgggggGCAAGAgctaaaattttgttttctcgCATTTTCTCTAGAAACAAACGAAAAGCGAACAACAAGATGGACCAAGCCTGGAGTGTTTCTTTCATTCATACTAAAATTACTGGAAATAATTGCAAAAAAATCATGCTATATGTTCTTGATTTTGTcctttaatgtataaatttttaaaaaaagttaaaattatagACAGATGAGCATATTTCTATGCATGGGAGAGCAATTGGCAATTGCACTAACACGGCGATACTGGTGACCTGCATAAGGAACTTCCGCAAGAACAGAGGACCGATTTCTGGCATTCTCAAAGGCTTTGTGGGCCTCCGCACCGCCCTTTTCACCTACCTCTGCTCCGCGCTCTTCCACGACAACCCTTCCAGCTTCCTCCTCATGCTCTCCTTCGCAACCCTCGCCATCTGCTTCACCGCCATGCTCTTCCTCTGTGAAATCCCTCCCTCCGACTCCGCCGCCGATGTCAACGTGGAGCCCCGCTTCTTCTACCTCTTCAGCGCCGTCGTCGTTGCTGTCGCTCTTTTCCTCCTCGCTTACGATTTCGTATCCAAATAAGGCATCCTCTTCTCCCGGAATGTCGCCGCCGTCCTGCTCGTGGCTTCGCCGCTGGTGATTCCTGCCTATGCATTCCTCAGGACCTGGTCCTCAAATTGGGTCGGGTCGAGTCATGGTTCGGAGGTGGAGGGCCCGGTAGATGAGCGGCTGCTGAAGCAGGAAATTGCGTCAGACACTTAGCACAAGCCGGAGTTTCGGCGAGGAATGGGGAGGAGGTGAGGCGAAAGTCGCCGGTGATCGGAGAAGAGCAACGATTGTGGAGGCGATGAAGAGCATCGATTTTTGCATCTCGTTCGTGTCGTTTCTAGGTGGGGTCAGGAACGGTTTGGCGGTGATGAACAATATGGGTCAGAATGGACTGGCTCTGGGATAGGCGGACGTTTCGATGTTTGTTTCTCTCACGAGTCAATATTCCTCCATCACATCACACGTGACATCTTATCTCGTGGCTATAATAATGGTTATGTGAAAAGATTTCAATTGCTTTTAAAAACTGTTTCATGTGCGATCCATTTGCATTTAAGGGAGAAAAGATTACAAAtaattagataatttatttaattaaaattaaaagataaaattatatttaaaaaaataaattaaattaaattcaaaaaaaaaaaagttaaattaattttttaatagaattttcagaatgatatatatttgcaatGATCAATTTTacatgttaatttttatatatttattttctaccggttcataaatttttcttcttaaaattcatccaaacaaaaaaaaaatttgatttttttaaaaaatttcagattACTATGACAACCGTTTTCAActgtaaaattttttctttttttttttttttttttttttttaagaattcgAATCTCACCCAATAATAGGAAAATCAACAGAATAGTTAATACCAGCTCAAAAATACACTACTTGCCATTATAAATGCTTCCCTTTATTCCTTTTTGGGATGAAAAGTCTCAAACCATTACTTCCAGTATACATACAGCACACATCATAAATTTACTCTAAAAATCcagtaaattatatattaatacagCAACTAATAATTTTGgggagaaataaaaaagaaagaaaaaataaaaacacgaaAGACCATTTCAGCAGTCTTAAAAGCCAATCTACAGCCCTAAAGCGACAAGAGTTGCTGTGAACTGATCCTTCGTTTTCTAAGGCGCTCAGCAATGATAAAGGCAAGCTCAAGAGACTGAGATGCATTAAGCCTAGGATCACAGTGAGTGTGGTAGCGGGAGCTCAAGTCATCAAATGTCACAGTGCGAGATCCTCCAATGCATTCGGTCACATTCTGGCCTGTCATCTCCAGATGAACTCCTCCAGGATGACTTCCTTCTTGCTCATGCACGTCAAAGAATGCTCTCACCTCAGCCTGCACATGTACAAATGGCACTGTAATGATACtggctttatttttttaacaactgCATAACCTAAATAGTATGCAACTTTTTTTAAGTAATccaaataataacaatcaaatGTATcacaaatggaaaaattatcgactCTTGCGCTAAAACTAAAAGTACATTTATGGCTTCTTATACTAAAGTACTCAGAATGCAAGAAAGTTAAGGACTCTTGTGCTGGAAAGCTCAAGAGATTTCTATGCTTCATTAAGTTCACAAAATATCTCCATCAACAGGGAAACTATCATCCATGATCAAGCAAAAAACATTCCGTTCAATGGAATTGGTATATAATCCTAAGAAGGGCCTAAACTTTGTGATCTTATAAAACTTAGTAAAGCTATGAATgcctactactactactactcaGTAAAGTTAATCTAGTTGCCAACCTCATGAATGCTCAAATGCCAATCATCAAACTATCTATAAAAGTTTTAGACATATGGACAATTTTCGCCTTCTCTTAATTGCAAGGATACAATGGTAACCTGGTCAATTTACTAAAAAGCAGCATCTAGTGATATAAATTGATGTTCAGTGAAATAGAACCAAAAATAATGCAGGAAAGCTAGTTAAGCTAGGCATGAAAACAAGACTTAATAAGTGGATTCTAAATCAAAACTTAAAAGACAATTGAAAACCACATGATTCTAAATCAAAACttaaaagacaattaaaaaCCACATGcaaaaatcaaaacttaaaagacaattaaaaaCCACATGCAAGTGGAACAGCTGCTATGTCCACCTTGCGTTTAAACTAACAAACTTTTGCACTGCTCGGACACTCTACTTCAGTGCCACATGTTCTAGATTTAAATGAACATTAATTGTCATTTATACCGATAAAGACAAATCTTATCCCCATCTTTCTATTCTCTATACCATGCAACACTTCATCCAGAAAGGGATTTTTTTCATCCATATGTTACAAAAAGACAAAAGAGGCGGTTCCGTTATATGAAGCATTCAGACATTGGTTACCAGAATAGAGTTCCCACGCATAGAAAAGAAGTAAAAGATAACTATCATACCCTGATGGCATCGAAGGGGCGTGTTTTGAGACCACAGGGAGCCTTGATGGTATTCCCATGCATAGGATCACTAACCCATGTGACAATTTGCCCAGCTCTGCGAACTGCCCTAATAAGATGGGGAAGCTTCACTCTCATGTTCTCTGCTCCCATTCTTGCGATGACTGTTATCCTCCCTGGTTTGTTCTGAGGATTCAAAATCTCAATGAGCTTGACTAGGTCATTGGGATTCATCTTATCACTCACCTGCATCAAAGAGAGTGATCAAGTGTCAGTTTCCTAAAATATAATTGCTTAACAAAGTCTTGCACATTAAATGACTAAAGAACACATATCCAAGATACAACAAGGATTACAATGATGATCTccttaaatattattgatttgtaAAGATAATTAGACGAACAggaattattaaaaaacatgTCAATTACCTTAATACCCAAGGGATTAGCAACTCCTCTCAGAAACTCAACATGGGCACCATCTAGTTGCCTGGTACGTTCACCTACCCAAAGCATGTGAGCAGAGCAATCATAGTAAAGGCCAGAAGTTGAATCCAATCTCGTAAGCGATTGCTCATATGGCAAGAGCAAGCACTCATGAGAGGTCCAAAATTCAGTAGTTGTCATGATTGGATGGTCTACGGTGAGCCCAGCTGCAGCCATGAATCCAAGAGCCTCATCAACCCGGTGAGCTAGTTCCCGGTACCTGCCATTCCAAAACCAGGTACCCACACAATCAAATTTATGTTTCAAAGCTTAGATCCTATGAAATGATAACGGTTCAATTAAGTTATAATTATCATGTAATATTTGAAGCAAAAAACTGCAAACTTAATAAAGTGATATAGACTTGGATGCTGTCAATTTTCAAGgttctattattattgttcaaaCAATTAGAAACCATCCCATATGCGCATATTCTGCAAGGACAAATCATTACCCACACAATATAAAAAGGGGCACAAGGATTTTGCCCAAAAAACAAGCTTTGCTAGAGAAtagggaaccaaaaaaaaaaaaaaaacaaagaaaccttGCTCATAGATTACGATCGAGGGTATTTAAGGCATAAATTTTATCACACAGTGTAACCACCATAATTTGAAActataatcaaaatattttctgaGATTTTTCACCAGATGCAATGAAAACAAACCAAGTCTCTGACTCACCTATCTCCCTGCTCGCTGTGCTCGGTGAAATCCAGATTCCACTGGGTGACCCTCTGCATAGCCGCATATCCTCCAGTGGCGAAAGCTCTCAGAAGGTTCAGAGTAGCCGCAGATTGACAGTAGGCTCTAATCAACCTTTGAGGGTCTGGAATCCTCGATTTCGCATCGAAGGCATCTCCGTTTACGTTGTCACCTCTGTAACTGGGAAGCTTCACACCATCCTTCTCCTCAAAAGGATCCGATCTCGGCTTCGCAAATTGACCGGCCATTCTTCCCACCTAAACCACCAATCGCAACAGACCCATATTCACGATTTAGTACAATCTTAatctaaaaagcaaaaaaataaaaaataaaaaaaaaaacccagaaaacttccaaaaaaatcaaacaaacacCTTAATGACGGGCATTTGACCTCCAAACATCAAAACAGCACCCATCTGAAGGAGAATCCTGAAAGTGTCACGAATGTTATTGGCATTGAACTCCTTGAAACTCTCAGCGCAGTCTCCCCCCTGAAGAAGAAAAGCGTTTCCCAAGGCGGCTTCTCCCAAACGCTCCTCCAAGTTCCTGGCCTCTCCGGCGAAAACTATAGGAGGGAAAGCTTCGAGCGTCTTCAGAACCGTCTCAAGGTCTTCCTTATCAGGATATTCAGGCAACTGCAGCGCCTTCTTTGTTTTCCAGCTGTCCAAGGTCCATTTACCAGAAACCGCATTGTTGGTCGACGTAGTCGTCGTcgtcgaagaagaagaagaagaagacaccGTCGGACTCTGCTGCTTCGTGGGCTTATCAGAGACAACAGGGTTCTTAGCAGGTTCGGCGGCGTGGACCGCGACGATGGGGCCGAGAGACTTGGGCTTATTGATGGGGTTGGTAGAGAAAGATGGTTGGTGAGATTTAGAAGAAGATAACAGAGACTGACCCTGAATCAAAGATTTGGCGGAGACCACGGAAGTAGAGCCTGTGAGAGCCATTATTGTTTAATTGGGTATCCCTTAAAAATTCCTTCCCTCTATACCACAGAATGAGTAACAGAGAGATAGAGATCTCAAAGGTACCTGAGGAGGCTTTGAAGGACAAGGCAAGGGTTTTATAAGGAAATGACAGCCCAATGCCACTTATGTTTTTGAGGGTTTCGGTgggagagagagacagagagagacacGGTCACGCGGGGTAGGGGAAACAAGGGAGAGGGTGTGTCTGGTAGAGACGTCGCGGTGGTAGTTGAGGCCTGAGCTTGGGTATTATCGAAATTTTGATGCATTTCGAGGGTGTTTCTGGGGAATTTTTGTTTCTGAATTTAGGGGATGGAGTCAAATTCATTGATCGTTTCTCACGGCTCTACCCACCTACTACTACTACCACCACCATTACTAATCGAGCCATGTGAAGCCGAGCCGATACTAGCCGAATAAaccggtttttttttttttttttttgggggctgtTTCTTAGTGATAAAAACCACTTTCGCCTCACGGAGAAAATAAacgtgctttttttttattattttgtttttaagtaAACTTGTTATACCGGCTGACAACAACGGGCTGTGAAAACCCGCACGTGAGAAATTATAACAACATAGAGACGGAAATAAATTATGgttcaacaaaaaagaaaaaagaaaaactaattaaacacgaaaaaaaaaaaatcctaaaattttataagaaaataacaATTCTGCTAATGATTCTGATTGAAATGGACATGAAAAACTGATAAGCGGTGGTGGCGGATGTAATGCATATTTACAAGAAAGTGAGTGAAAGATAATGATTCACTGTCTTTTgggtaaaatattttattggtgAGACATTGCATCAATATGCTAAATTTCtgacaaatattttattaatagttgATATATCCTAAAATCAAGGCAgtgaatataagaaaaaaaagaaaaaaaaaaagaatgctaGTTTAATTTGTCATCTCAGATTCATGTatagaatgattttttttataaatagaaatatatatttataaaatttaaaaaaataaatatttatgttatatgtTTAAGTTATTattctaaattatatttaatatttattttttataaatattgttttaaaaaaaataaatttaataaaagttaatgaaatatgtaattttaattaggataattaattttgatttgaatatattttacatataatcagaatatttatctttc includes the following:
- the LOC107420757 gene encoding phospho-2-dehydro-3-deoxyheptonate aldolase 1, chloroplastic, with the protein product MALTGSTSVVSAKSLIQGQSLLSSSKSHQPSFSTNPINKPKSLGPIVAVHAAEPAKNPVVSDKPTKQQSPTVSSSSSSSTTTTTSTNNAVSGKWTLDSWKTKKALQLPEYPDKEDLETVLKTLEAFPPIVFAGEARNLEERLGEAALGNAFLLQGGDCAESFKEFNANNIRDTFRILLQMGAVLMFGGQMPVIKVGRMAGQFAKPRSDPFEEKDGVKLPSYRGDNVNGDAFDAKSRIPDPQRLIRAYCQSAATLNLLRAFATGGYAAMQRVTQWNLDFTEHSEQGDRYRELAHRVDEALGFMAAAGLTVDHPIMTTTEFWTSHECLLLPYEQSLTRLDSTSGLYYDCSAHMLWVGERTRQLDGAHVEFLRGVANPLGIKVSDKMNPNDLVKLIEILNPQNKPGRITVIARMGAENMRVKLPHLIRAVRRAGQIVTWVSDPMHGNTIKAPCGLKTRPFDAIRAEVRAFFDVHEQEGSHPGGVHLEMTGQNVTECIGGSRTVTFDDLSSRYHTHCDPRLNASQSLELAFIIAERLRKRRISSQQLLSL